The nucleotide window ATATTGTGAATTGAGTGTACCTTCTGTGTGATCTAGTAGCTGATTCTTAATTGCAATTAGATTGCTACATTAAGAGCTGGTATCTGCTTTGCTAAATTTGCTTGCCTGCTTGGTGGTGGTGAAAGTAATACTCTAGTTGTGGCAGAATAATTAGCTAAGCTTACATTACCATGATATTGTAATCTAGGAGACTTGCCTGGTTTGTAAAACAAGATAATTGGTATGGAAATGCCAGTTGAACCTCTACATCCTTGACCTGTGAGTGTCATATGAATTATGATGGCATTAGATTCACAAGGAAATACCTATAGACAGTagcagacagagagagagagagagagagagagagagagagagggttcttCTGAATTGGAAGAGAGGTTATTTCTAAGCAAACTTCTCATAAATAAAAGAGAGGTTCTTCTGAATTGGAAGACTTGCTAAGCACTCTCATGTCAGCTACACTCTCAATCAATATAGCTTGACTACCAAGGCATTAGAAAGAGCAGCTTCAACCAATATAATTTTATGAAAATGTCTATGCCAAGCCTAAGTAACATTTTTCCAAACATTTCATGCTGTTTGTGTTCAACCTTACAAGTCATTGTCCAGCTCATTTTACTTTAAGAAGGTACACCAGGTAGGAGGTAAATGAGATTAATAGTTACCAGTGTTGTAGCACTGAAGTACCTCAAGGTAGATCCAATCCACCAGCTAGAAAAGCAATTTGTGGGGAAAAGAGTCATTTATTCATAATGAAGGGAAGGAATAAGAGATTCTGATGACCAGAAAGCTAAACTCTAAATAAggactatgtttttttttttggttatgaGAAAGTTTGGTGATATATGGATGCTTCTAACCTTCTTCTCCCTGCACAGTATATTTGAATTAGATATAGTAACCAAAATGATGTATGAGAGTAATTGAGGGGACAtcaatcaagaaaatttaaattgtCACAGATTCATCAACATTTTCTCAAGATGGTTTAAAGATTCAGACACCAACTTGATGGAAAATTAGTTTTGACTGCATCAAATTGCTGATCAACAATCAAGTGAACTGTACAAGTTCATCAGGGGAGATCACATCCGACACGAGATGATACTTATTGGCATCTGCACGAAAATTGGTGCAGGAAATGATGACTACAGCTGATGAGTATATGCAACAAAATTAAATGCTTAGATACACATACTCCATTGGAACTTCACGGCATTTTCCCCCATAATAAACTAGCGTCAGTCACGGCATCAACCTGAAGACAAATTGCATTGAAATGGGCGAACGGAGCAATTTAAATAGGCACAATGTATCGAATGCGACTGAACGTATCATTATGTTTTAGCTGAGACGGGCAGGCTTCTTCGCGAGGCTGAAGTGGACCAAAGGCCACGTTGGGCACAGTCCGACACACACTCCTATGGCACGCTCGCTCACCGACACGTGCGACTCCAAGTCGTACACGTGTGGATCTGGGTCGACCTTCTCGAGTGTGAGCCGTCTCTTCGAATGAATCCAAGGAAAAGTGTGGATTCGCGGGTCTGTTCCCAAATAAAAATCCTTCTCCCTTCGTCCCCATTGCTTCCAGAAGAACCTTCTTCTCTTCGATCCTTTCTCACCTCCAGCTATTGGCGTCGGCGCTCAACGATACCGCAGTAACTGTTGATACAGAGCCCGATGCGGAGGCCCCGTCTCTCCCGGCCGAGGAAATACCCAGTCAAGGTGCATGCCGGTGGCGCGGAGGTCAAGACGTGGCCGAATTGAACAGGGCATAAGGTGTCCAGCCTGGTTGTCAAGACGTTAGGCGAGGAGACAAGGGCTCGcgtttggatttttgaaggaccCATGGGCGTCGATCATCGATCGTCCTGTGAGTCTTTTCCTTGTTTTGGGATTTCTTTGTTAGCTAAGAAAACCATTTGCTCTTTCATCCTTATAACTAGCTATCAAATAGGTTTGTAGTTCTTGAATAGCATAAATGTATGCTCGAGATTCACCACTTTACTGATAGGCCGCAACCTTTTTCCGATGTTGAGTTGTATTAAGGTGCAATGTTTCTAAAGCTCATGACATCTAATTCTTTTGTTTCCTGGGTGAATTGCCATTCCGTGCTTTAGATAAGAATTGCTGAGATACAAGGTCAATCATTTGAAGGTCCCAAAAGCCCTTGAAGCAATAGCTGGGCAGCTAAGGATGTTTTTGTTTGATTGGACTTCCTTTGTTCGGAAAGAGTGTGAGACTTTCTTCAATTGCTTAAATCGGGCTTTGTGTATATTGTGGGCTATGTTAGATAGATTTCTATTAATATCACTTTTTATTATTTCCTTTCAATTGATGCATTTGGTGAAAACACTATTTCTGAGCCAATACAATAGTCTACTATGAGCAGTGGCAATGGTATTCCTCTGAAACAAGATTCTTTTTTCTCTTGATTGTGAATACCATGAGCCAATGCATTGTATTGGTATTATATTGGTAGGATCCTAACCTTTGGTAGACATTCTTCAGCACTCTGGCGCACCGGTTGTGTCTTGGTGGTAGTCGATCCTGCTCTGGTCCCTTACTGCATGTTTGATGCATGAATAGTAATATCTTGctgcatgattttatttttttagtagaTATATGTTGACAAGTTTGTGTGCACCACTGTACCTTTTATTTCTTTAGTTGTGGAGAACCTGAGAAGATATTAGACTAAATCTTTTGCTTATTCAACAAGCTATGGAGTATGTTGATGGTAGAATCTTAACCATTGACCATTTGCTTTGTGAGGCATAATATATGGACTTTTTAGCAAATGAGTAATGACCTTAGAATTATCAAATCATGTGAATGTTGAATTTTTATTTGCATACACCAGATGTGCATAGATTTTCCATACCATACATTTCGTTGAACATGAAGTTGCCTAATGTGTAAGCATGTGATCTCATGCACTCTACCTCATTTTTAGATGAGGAGATGCTGTGATCGAGTAGCCCTAGCATATTCAAGAACCTTCATTGCTTCCGAGATGTTGGCCATTGGTGTTATGGAATCGCAGGTTGGTTTCTTAACCATGCCTTCTCTGCAAAAAGTAAattacaataacaataataacaacaacaagccaAAACGTCCCAAATTCCAGGTCGGGTAGGGAGATCTTACTGGAGTAGTCAGATGATAGTATGTGGTCTTTAGTAAGATTTTGTCCTGGAAGCTTCTGGGGTTATAACTTATGGTCAGAAGCAAAAATGGGGGAAAAAAAAAGCCTTTTAAGAAGGTGGCTTACTAGGTTATTGTCCATTTTATATTAGCTATATGCTGGAGTTATATTTCTGTCTTGAGCTGATTCGCTGCTTGAACTGCTTTGTGATTCAGATTGCACATGAAATACAGATTCTATACTTCATATGGTGGAGAATATTGTTGGTGGTAATATAGCATATCACATTAGTGGAGCAGCAAGTACCATTCGGGAGGGCTAGAGGACTGTGTGATGAGATCATTATCGAAATCAAGTGCAACTCTTCACACGTTCATGTTGCTCAACAGCTCATCGAGGTAAGCGAATCCCCAATCTTTTTCTAGTTGTGCACTCAGCAAGAGGGCTAATTTACTGGAACTGCTTTTCTCATTAAGAGCTTCATTGTCCTCATCTATTGTATGCAGGAATCTGTGGTGGGTGCCTAATGAACCTGCAACCAGCAGTTAAGGGGAACTTGGTACATACTTGAGATCGAGTTACTCGCAGTTGGCCACCCCGGCTTCTCTATTATCTATCGTCTTTACCGCACAATCCTATACCAGCTATGGTTCCTCTGGCTACGGGAATCGCAGCTTTTCACAACAGGCTCTAAGAAGAGGGACACAGAGATTGATTTCCTGCTTTCAATTACGAATTTGTTGGAGTTTCTGTTTGAACCACTTGTTCAAGACCTGAACGCTTGCTGCAACTCTGTATGTGACCTTACAGCAATTGCAGCGTCGTTTGTATTCGAGTAAACGCTTAACTTCGAGCTGCTATTGGTGGCTTCTTCTTGCAGTAAACGCTTAACGTTTGCCTCCTGGAGATGTTGTAACTGATGATCCTATGGCGGGAGAGATTTTGCTTCCGGATTTGTATCTTCTACGACTGATGCCTGTTTTATTACTTCATTTCTTTCGTACGAGTATTTCAACATGAAAGTTACTGCAGTGCGGCGGACAATAAAATGTTACTCTTTCTATTCCTCTATGACATGCCCACTTGTCTCACCATCAACATGACTGGTCGGATTTCCTAATTGGGCCCACAGTCACACGTTTTGGGGCTTAACGCGCCCATGTTCATCCCTTTACTTTCTGGGTCCCACCATTATGACAAGCGGAGGTATCCTTCGGTCCACTACTTCTCGGCCGGCTGTAAGAGAAAACCTGTTCCTCCTGTGGTCACGGATCGCAAATGATCAAGGAAGAATTTAACGGTGGAGATCCGAAGGATCAAATATGATCGTCCCACGCCCGCGGGACGATCTCTGCTCCTAACGTGGGCCAGCGTTGACGCTTGGTAATCGTACCACCACCGACCTTTTTGGGTTTTGAATAATGCAGGCCGCTATTACTTTAATTGGGTTTTTCTCTAAAGCCCCTACAACTTAAAAATTCTCCATGTACGTGTTTTGCGTGCATGCCTCTATGGATGGGACAACCACGGAGCAGATGTAATAATGAAAACATAGGAGGATGTGACTGGGAGGGGTCTAAAAGCAAAAGTGCAAATGGTTGTCGTCCGCCCTCACCATTTAGCCCAAACAGCTCCACCCGAGGCCGAGGGCAGGGGCAGGGTAGCCCAACTCTGCCTTCCACCCCAACCGCGGTCAGAACACCGCCCGCGCCGCGGTGGAGGCGGCCCACTCCCCCCACCCACACCTCCGCGCCGCGCCCCTTCACATCGGGAGCGGTGCGCCCACTACCGTCTCTCACACGGTTAGCATGCGCGCCGCACCCTAAGCCGCCCACCCCAGGGCGGTGCCCCGACTCACTACCAAACAAAAAAAAGCACCATTCATTATTAtgccctcctccctcttcccttaCCACCACCACTTCCTCCTCTCTCCCCCTTTTCCCTAAccacctccacctcctccgccACCCACTCCTCCGTGATGGCCGCCACCTCCAGCTCCTCCCCCAAGAAGGACCCTCCCTCCCCCGCCGCCCTCgcggccgccgcctccgccgccgccgcggccacCGGATCGCCTTCCGTTTCCCCGTCGCCATCGCCCTCACCGGACAGATCGCCCTCTCCGATCCCCCTCCCGGCTTCCCTCCCGCCACCGCCGCACTCCGCGGTCGCCGCCGCCTCCGGCTCCCGTCGCCTCGCCGCTCCCATATGGACCCACGAGGAAACCCTTGCCCTCATCGACGCCTACCGCGATAAGTGGTACGCCCTCCGCCGCGGCAATCTCCGCGCCTCCCACTGGCAGGAGGTCGCCGACGATGTCGCCCGCCGCTGCCCCTCTGGCCCCTCGCCGCCCAAGTCCTCCGTCCAGTGCCGTCACAAGGTCGAGAAGCTCCGCAAGCGTTACCGCAGCGAACGCCACAAGTCGCTCCAGCTTGACCCCTCCCTCGCCCCTGCTTCCTCTTGGGTTTACTTCCGCAAGATGGACGCCATGGAGCATGGTGGTGGAGCAGTCAGCGGCCCCCGTCGCCCCTCCGCCTCCCCTTCGCCCGCCCCGCCCCGCCCCCCTTCCGACGacgacgaggaagaggaagaagaagaagacgacgacgactaCGACGGGCGCCGCGGCACGGGCGGTGGGAGCAATACTCGCAGCATGCACCGCCTAATGGCTAATGGCCGCGGAGCGATCGGCGAGCTCAGATTTACAATCCCCAAGGCGGTTCGGTCCAAGGTTTCAAGGGCCGACGACAGGCCCGCGCCGAGCCCTAGTATGAACCCTAACCCTACCACCCGCTTCTTCAGGGGTTACACCGGCTCACGGCCCGCGATGGAGGAGATGCGGCGCaagatggagaagaagaggaggaagaggaggttggAGATGGAGTCGAGTGCGGTCAGGGAGATGGTGTCGGCGTTGAGGATGCTGGGAGATGGCTTTTTGAGGATGGAGCAGAAGAAGATGGAGATGGCTAGGGAGATGGAGAAGGTGAGGATGGAGATGGAACTGAAGCGCACCGAACTTATCCTCGACTCACAGCGCCGGATTGTAGATGCCTTCTTGAAGGGCTTCTCTGGG belongs to Musa acuminata AAA Group cultivar baxijiao chromosome BXJ1-11, Cavendish_Baxijiao_AAA, whole genome shotgun sequence and includes:
- the LOC103971733 gene encoding trihelix transcription factor ASIL2 is translated as MAATSSSSPKKDPPSPAALAAAASAAAAATGSPSVSPSPSPSPDRSPSPIPLPASLPPPPHSAVAAASGSRRLAAPIWTHEETLALIDAYRDKWYALRRGNLRASHWQEVADDVARRCPSGPSPPKSSVQCRHKVEKLRKRYRSERHKSLQLDPSLAPASSWVYFRKMDAMEHGGGAVSGPRRPSASPSPAPPRPPSDDDEEEEEEEDDDDYDGRRGTGGGSNTRSMHRLMANGRGAIGELRFTIPKAVRSKVSRADDRPAPSPSMNPNPTTRFFRGYTGSRPAMEEMRRKMEKKRRKRRLEMESSAVREMVSALRMLGDGFLRMEQKKMEMAREMEKVRMEMELKRTELILDSQRRIVDAFLKGFSGKKRTKVSPED